A region of Elusimicrobiota bacterium DNA encodes the following proteins:
- the rpmE gene encoding 50S ribosomal protein L31, which produces MKEGIHPKYVEATVSCACGNTFKTRSTKPLIKLDICSNCHPFFTGMQKLLDTAGRVEKFKRKYTTSPIEGTVKKVRRVKKVTKRVAKKRK; this is translated from the coding sequence ATGAAAGAAGGAATTCATCCGAAGTATGTGGAAGCAACGGTTAGTTGCGCGTGCGGGAATACGTTTAAGACACGGTCGACTAAGCCGTTGATTAAGCTTGATATCTGCAGTAACTGCCATCCGTTTTTTACTGGTATGCAGAAATTGTTGGATACCGCCGGGCGTGTGGAGAAGTTTAAGCGTAAATATACAACCAGCCCGATTGAGGGTACGGTAAAAAAAGTGCGGCGCGTAAAAAAAGTTACAAAACGGGTTGCAAAAAAG